The genomic interval AGGGAAAAGAGGAAACCCAAGGATCAAACCTCCGTTTCCTGCAGTTGCAGGTTTATATAACCGACCAACTGTTGTCAATAATGTCGAATCTATTGCTACGACTGTTCCTATCATTAATGAGGGTGGAGCTGAATATGCGAAAATAGGTATTGGTCGGAGTACAGGAACAAAGTTAATTTCAGCAGGTGGCAATGTAGCTAAGCCGGGTGTATATGAGATAGAGCTTGGCTTGCCTGTTGAAGAATTTATTTATTCTGACGAATATTGTGGAGGGATAGCTAATGGGAAGCGCCTGAAAGCTGTGGTAGCGGGAGGTTCTTCTGTTCCGATCTTGCCTGCAAATCTTATCTTGAAAACAGCGGCTGGGGAGGCACGGTTAATGAGTTATGAATCTTTGGCCGATGGCGGTTTCGAAAGTGGAACCATGTTGGGGTCAGGCGGTTTTATTGCCTTTGATGAAGACCAGTGTATTGTGAGAAATACCTGGAACTTTACTCGTTTTTATCATCATGAGAGTTGCGGACAATGTTCGCCGTGCAGAGAAGGGACGGGGTGGATGGATAAAGTGTTATATAATATCGAGCATGGAAAGGGGAAATATAGTGATATCGACTTGTTGGTTAATGTCGCTAAGAACATAGAAGGAAATACCATTTGTCCATTAGGTGATGCAGCTGCTTGGCCAGTTGCCAGCGCGATCAGGCATTTTAGAGACGAATTTGAATGGCATGTTAGTAATCCGGATGAGTCGCAAACCCGTAATTTCGGTTTGGCACACTATGCAGATGAATTAAGTCCGGCCGAATAGAAAGAATAAGAATTTAATAGCTAAATACATAGGCTATGACGGAAGAAAAAATAAAAGTAACAATAGATGGGATCCTGGTTGAGGTGGCTCCGGGAACAACGATCATGAATGCTGCACGTCAAATCGGAGGAGATATTGTTCCGCCGGCAATGTGCTATTATTCAACACTGGATGGTAGTGGAGGGAAGTGCAGAACCTGTTTGGTAAAAGTGAGTAAGGGTTCGGAGAAAGATCCGAGGCCGATGCCTAAATTGGTAGCATCTTGCAGAACGGGGGTGATGGATGGGATGGAAGTGCAAAATATTACCTCTCCGGAAGTAATTGAAGCTCGGAGAGGCGTGGTAGAGTTTCTTTTAATCAATCATCCATTGGATTGCCCTGTCTGTGATCAAGCGGGTGAATGTCATCTGCAAGATTTAAGTTATGAGCATGGACTAGAGAATACTCGCTATGATTTTGAACGACGGACTTTCGATAAGATCGATATTGGCGACAAAATAAAGTTGCACATGACTCGCTGTATTTTGTGTTACCGTTGTGTGATGGTAGCTGATCAGATTACAGACAATCGTGTTCATGGTGTGTTGGGGAGAGGTGACGCTGCTGAAATATCAACCTATATCAGCAAAGCGGTTGATAATGATTTTTCGGGGAATATGATTGATGTTTGTCCGGTAGGGGCTCTAACCGACCGAACATTCCGGTTTAAAAACCGTGTATGGTTCACGAAACCGGTAGAAGCTCACCGGGATTGTCCGACCTGTTCGGGTAAAGTAACTCTGTGGTATAAAGGTGAAGAGGTGCTACGTGTTACGGGTAGAAAAGATGAGTTTGGAGAAGTTAAAGATTTTATCTGCAATGAATGTAGATTCGACAAAAAGGAAACATCAGATTGGATAATCGAGGGGCCAAAAAAAGTAAAGAACACCTCAGTAATTTCTGCCAATCATTATGAACAACTTGTGCCGAAGCCTGTAATAAAGAAGAATCTGACTCTCCAAGAAGGAAATATAAAACAATTACAACGTTCTGAGAAATTAAAATAGTTAAGCCACGAAGAAAATATGGAATTAGCTTTCGTCATAGAGAAATTTGTACTGATTGTGGTGGTATTCGTGATCACATTGGTCATTGCTATGTACTCTACCTTAGCTGAGCGAAAGGTAGCAGGTTTTATGCAAGATAGATTTGGTCCTGAAAGAGCGGGGCCTTTTGGTATTTTACAGCCTTTATGTGACGGCGGTAAATTCTTCTTTAAGGAAGAAATCATTCCGGCAGGTGCACATAAAACCCTTTTTGTTCTTGGCCCTACTTTAGCTATTATTACCGCTTGTATCGGTAGTGCGGTGATACCTTGGGGACAGAGCTTGACAATCGGTGACCGGGTTATCGAGCTGCAGGTTGCGGATATTAATGTAGGTATCCTATATATCTTTGGTGTTGTAGCTCTGGGCGTATATGGCAT from Pedobacter indicus carries:
- a CDS encoding 2Fe-2S iron-sulfur cluster-binding protein, which gives rise to MTEEKIKVTIDGILVEVAPGTTIMNAARQIGGDIVPPAMCYYSTLDGSGGKCRTCLVKVSKGSEKDPRPMPKLVASCRTGVMDGMEVQNITSPEVIEARRGVVEFLLINHPLDCPVCDQAGECHLQDLSYEHGLENTRYDFERRTFDKIDIGDKIKLHMTRCILCYRCVMVADQITDNRVHGVLGRGDAAEISTYISKAVDNDFSGNMIDVCPVGALTDRTFRFKNRVWFTKPVEAHRDCPTCSGKVTLWYKGEEVLRVTGRKDEFGEVKDFICNECRFDKKETSDWIIEGPKKVKNTSVISANHYEQLVPKPVIKKNLTLQEGNIKQLQRSEKLK
- the nuoF gene encoding NADH-quinone oxidoreductase subunit NuoF, with translation MARKILLEDINEPGINTFEVYRKKGGYRAVEKALKTMSPDQVVEEVKTSGLRGRGGAGFPTGMKWSFLAKPEGVPRYLVCNADESEPGTFKDRYLMTYKPHILIEGMIISSYALGANTSYIYVRGEMMPQIRILEHAIAEAKANGFLGKDILGSGYDLEIYVHPGGGAYICGEETALLESLEGKRGNPRIKPPFPAVAGLYNRPTVVNNVESIATTVPIINEGGAEYAKIGIGRSTGTKLISAGGNVAKPGVYEIELGLPVEEFIYSDEYCGGIANGKRLKAVVAGGSSVPILPANLILKTAAGEARLMSYESLADGGFESGTMLGSGGFIAFDEDQCIVRNTWNFTRFYHHESCGQCSPCREGTGWMDKVLYNIEHGKGKYSDIDLLVNVAKNIEGNTICPLGDAAAWPVASAIRHFRDEFEWHVSNPDESQTRNFGLAHYADELSPAE